Proteins encoded in a region of the Burkholderiales bacterium genome:
- a CDS encoding AAA family ATPase, which yields MRFRVLLYGPPGTGKTTVVRWLASELAGYTKLIVAGTDYLLLQDTLQMARVLFVLTTNRPEVLEPALAARPGRVDQAIEIGLPSESERALLVRRYAGALRVDDAAAVHAARRLGPVSPAFIKELMRRAAQAMLERGGGEIIEKRDVESAIGDMLAGRTRRRTHVRSRERDRVYGEGGAASGGVAIISERLLITTRICSCTA from the coding sequence TTGCGTTTCCGCGTGCTCCTGTACGGGCCGCCCGGCACCGGCAAGACGACGGTCGTGCGCTGGCTCGCGAGCGAGCTCGCCGGTTACACGAAGCTCATCGTCGCCGGGACCGACTACCTGCTCCTGCAGGACACGCTTCAGATGGCGCGCGTGCTGTTCGTGCTCACGACCAACCGGCCGGAGGTGCTCGAGCCGGCGCTCGCCGCGCGTCCGGGGCGCGTCGATCAGGCGATCGAAATCGGTCTGCCGTCGGAGAGCGAGCGGGCGCTGCTCGTGCGGCGCTACGCCGGCGCGCTGAGAGTGGACGATGCCGCGGCCGTGCACGCAGCGCGTCGCCTCGGTCCCGTCAGCCCCGCGTTCATCAAGGAGCTCATGCGGCGTGCCGCGCAGGCGATGCTTGAGCGCGGCGGCGGCGAGATCATCGAGAAGCGCGACGTCGAATCGGCGATCGGCGACATGCTCGCGGGGCGGACACGTCGGCGCACGCATGTTCGGAGCCGGGAGCGGGATCGGGTTTACGGCGAGGGCGGTGCAGCGAGTGGGGGAGTCGCGATAATA
- a CDS encoding PIN domain-containing protein, with amino-acid sequence MTGALVDTGFLIALFRRGDKLRSAARAYLREHAHALATVTPIIGETCVFLDTRAKADLLEWTIRGGLSVVDIPADGFVAIRTTFLKYADRDLDFADAALVWLAMTSGCRRILTVDARDFQALRVKGNKPFEIVSWMD; translated from the coding sequence GTGACCGGCGCACTGGTCGATACCGGATTTCTGATCGCGCTGTTCCGTCGAGGCGACAAGCTGCGCAGCGCTGCGCGCGCCTACCTTCGCGAGCACGCTCACGCGCTCGCCACTGTCACACCCATCATCGGAGAAACCTGTGTCTTCCTCGACACGCGCGCCAAGGCGGACTTGCTCGAATGGACAATTCGCGGTGGCCTGTCCGTGGTCGATATACCCGCGGACGGCTTCGTTGCGATCCGCACGACGTTTTTGAAATATGCGGACCGCGACCTCGACTTTGCCGATGCGGCGCTCGTGTGGCTCGCCATGACGAGCGGCTGCCGGAGGATACTCACTGTCGATGCGAGGGACTTTCAGGCGCTGCGGGTCAAGGGAAACAAGCCTTTCGAAATCGTGTCCTGGATGGATTAG